The DNA window GAATCCAACTGCTATATTAAATTTAAACCCAAAGGGGAAATTAACTTTATCATGTCTTACAGGGTTTACTATTTCTTGAGTACCCAAACCAAATCTGGTTATCTGTCCTTGATTAGCCACACTGGCAAAACCACCAAATCCCAGGTAACTGAATCTGCTTTTAAGGTTTTGATAGTCAGTTACAACAGACACACTATGTTCAGTACTGTTGACATGTAAAGAAATCTGAAGTCCAGAACTGGAACTATCAATAAATCTGCAGCTGGAAACATTGACATATGGCCCATAAAATACATAAGCAATTCTTGTGATTGTGGATTCCATATGAAATGTAACATTAACAAACTGTGTCCACCGTTTCTTAAATTCAGCAGCCtgttctgcttcctgtatattAGCCACAGGACTGTTGCCATGGTGATCAAACCAAAACATTTTATAGTGTGCATCCCACACATCCATCATGGCACCATTATATCTATTCATAAACTTGTATGGGATGTATTTAAAATCAATATCCAAATTATGAAAGAAGGCACTGACAGAATTTATTGGGGAAGTTTCTTGCCTTTCAATATGATCGACAACAAGCAGAGTTTGTGAATTTAAAAGAAGTAAAGCACGATAGACACTTTTCAGTCTCATGGCAGAAGAATAAGCAGACACTGCTTCCCCACTCACAAACATCCTATCACCATGTTGAGCAGCAGTAATAACTTCCCCAGCTGCATCACCAACCTCTTCCCCAGTCCACTTGAGCCACTGTGCACATTCTCCCAGTTGACCTTCCCAGGGCTGATTACATTGACTTGATGGTGATGGGGCAAACACCAATACGTTGTTAAGGTGGCTCAATTTTGGTCCATAAAGAGCCTCAGAAACGAATACCTGCCCATTAGGAGCGAAAGTAAATGAATTTTGATCTGGATGTTCATGTCCTGGGTTAAAGCTTCTCCATCCATCAATCCAGGAATATGGCTGAAAGTGAACTATGTCATACACAGCTCGTCCTCCCAGTTTCCCAgatttaaaagacacaaaggtaTTGGTCTGGGTGTTTGGCAGCCCACCCCCATAAGTCACGACACCCCAGTTAGGAAATGTGTGCATTTTTGCAGTGCCAAAATCAACAGGAGGCTGTGGGGTGAGTGTTGGATCATACCAGATGTATTCAGTATGAAGAGTACTCCACCGCTGAGCAGTGGAAGGAACCATTGGTCCATCCTTAGGTCGATGCTTTCTAATTTGCTGAGCTAACCAATTTCCAGCTCCATTCTGTAAAATGAACTTATCCAAGAAAACTAGCTGGCTCTCTGGACCATAAAACCAATTATAATTGGAATCTGCTATGCCTACAGTTCTTTGATAGCCTGGCAAAAGTGTAGCATAATAAAACCAAAAATGCATTTTTAGCCAGTTATTATCAAAGTTGTTGATGTTAAAATGGCGTTGTGCCAAAAAAACATACTGTGTAACTGATTTTGAGGTATAGCTTCCATAGGCCACACCTTCATCCAATGAGCCATCTACAATATGCTTCAAGAGAAACATAGTCTTTTCCATCACATCAACAACAACTTGTTTCCATATGTTTGCTTTAGATCCTTTATCTACTCCAGTAACCAAGGCCCCTATGAGTAAAGCTATCATATTTGTAGCTTGATGGTTATGAAGAAGTTGTTTGCCCCATGATCGAATCTTGGAATATTCATACATTTCCTCAGTAACAATCCAAATTTTTTCTAGGTATTTTTGTTTACGCTGATTACCTAATAGATTATATAAAAAGTCAAAGGCAGTGGCAAAACCTGTTAAAGAATGGCCAACTGGAACCTCATCCCCTGGTGCATTCTCAACTAGCCAGTCTTTGTAGCTAACCATCCGATCCATGTATTCCATAACAAATTCAAAGGCAACCTTGTCTTCTGGGCATAATAAACAATACAATGCTAAAGGAGGAAGATTATTACCATAAATTTCATTCCACTTGGCAGCAAACTCAGCATGCTTGGGTGGAGGTAGGTAGTATGATGGATTGGACAGCATAATTGTCACTGCACTTTTGATAGCTCTAAAAATATGCAAATGGCTTGTACGAGACTTTTGTTTCAATGTTTGTATATCTCCAGCATCAAAATATAAATTTGGATGAAGTCTTCGGTTGAGTTTGAAATCTTGTATTTTCTGTGACTTAAGCCATTGTATATCGTCTGTGAAAACTGCCCATTCAGAATAATTGCTCACAGATTCTTCACAAGTAGAAAAACTACACATCATCAATGTTAAAAATAGTAAATGTTCTGTAAACATAAACGCCATGATCCATGGGGAAGATCTTTTCCTTAGGCATATGTGTTAAGCACAGTGTTTCCTATCTGGTTAttgtaaattatatattaaagatgtagcaaaaaaacaaaaacaaaaaacagactatACCTCATAGGCTGTGAAATCCAGGTGACATTCAGCTTATTCAAAGCAAGAAAAGTTAGGAAATTATATAGCATGTCTGTGTCCCTGGCACAGGTTTgcttccaataaaataaaatttcaaggaATATTAATGCCTCCAATGTCTCCAATGCACAGAAAACAGTGGTCTAGTCAGAAAATACAACAAATCCAACATTTACTCCCTGTGTGTAAATCTAattaacatgtgaaaaagaaaaaattttttaaaattccaaaattCAAATGAAGCCATTTGACCACGTAGCACAAGAAACCATCTGTAGTGATTAACTTACCACACATAAATGGTATGTTTCTGTATGTTCCCCAAAAGAAGATGATAAAGTACTGTCATTCTCAGAGTGTGCAgacttcattatttttttctcagagTCTGAAGCATAATGATTTCTCAAttgttttttcttccattttgggGAGGAAAATATTCTGaacaaatgttcaaagtcctacATGGTTGATAAGGGACACTGAAATTTCTGCCTTCATTTCAAACGTCTTTTTAAAGCGTTTCCAAATATCCTTTTATCAAGTTTATCTGTACCTGTAAAAGAATGTAATTTCTTCAATGTCTAGATGCTCTTCTTCCAATCATGCCCACATCCACCAAGTGGGTAAGAAAATTCCACTTTCACAACACTGAAGTctgttttttgttcattttcgTGTCACTCCTCtctgggagaaaaacaaaacaaagcaaatttcTAAGACTGAAAGTGGAGATAAAGGGATGATTTATGTAGTTTTGTCATTTGACAGAAATGTGAGAATCAAAGTAACATATTTCCAGTCTAacttttttctaatgttttttcCTTATATTTGCAAACATATTTAGATTCTAGTTAATATTGGCAGAGAAGAAACAACACAAGTTAtatttcagtgttttgttttagctATTTAAACATGTTTCTATCCACAAGTAATCACCATAAAGATGAATACAATATTCTTGCTACTTTGGTTATAAAGGTAAAAGTCAAAATGACCCTTTTAAATTATGGCCCAAAGTTTAGCTTTTAAGGAATGAAAAAGTAGCTTCACAAGACAAGTCACTTTTTTTTTGGACAAATCACAAATGGCAGTTGGAAGGCAGAAAAAAGGCACTGTTGACTCAGATGCTCACCTGTGGCTGTCGTCAACATCCTCCCCACGAGCCGCCAGAGGGCGTTCACACCCAGGTTTAAGGAGCAGGCCTATCCTTTGCCCATCTTGGATTTGGAAGAAACTCACCAAGTTTCGATCTTAGACAAGTCTCCTCCTCTGTAGGAAACAAACACTTCTAGTAGTTCCTGACTTGACCCGCCTGTTGCatattttaattcctttcttcagaacGCATCGTCCTTCTGCTCCAGTCCCCACTGTCTGACCTGTGGCTGCAACGTGGGGACTAGAGAGACCTCTAAATGGCCAAGTCGGCTTACCTCAGGCCGCCTGCAACAGGATCTTCAAGCGGAGCTGGGCCCCAACACAGGCGAAGGCTGCCAGTTCAAGCAATTGAGGATTTTTTGGAGGCGGGCCTACGGAAGCCAAGAGCTCCGCACGCCTCCGCCCGTGTGCTGCCAGGGACTGCACAGGCAGCGGCCGGGCTGGGTCTCCTCAGCTCGGGCGTCGTCTCCTCAGCGCCCCGACTCTTGGGGGGTGGCGGGGTGGGGGGCTTCCCTAGAGCGCGTGCTTTCCTCAGCGCCACAGTCTCCGCTGCTCCTCTGGGTGCGGAGTCTCCTCAGGGCCGGATCTCGGGGATGGAGACTCAGACACACCCGCCCTGGAGGAACGCCAGGCGCTGGCCGGCGCGGCTCTCTTGGCGGGAGGCCACCCGCGGGCGGCGGGTGATCTCCAGGCGCTGTCTTCAGCGCAGCGACGGTGACCTAAGGCCTGATGCTGCCTAGACCGGCGCTCCGCCGAGCTAGCTGGAGCCGCCTAGCCCACGGAGGGCGGAAAAAAGGCGACACGTACTGGAGGGCGGGGCGGGGTCTGATCCAGGGAGGCGTGTCCAGAGGCGGGGTCTTAGGAGCAAAACGCCCGCCTAGCGGCCGGCGGGCCTGGGCGGGGCGCCCCGCAGAAAGGCTGAGGCCAGGGAAAGGCCTGAGCCGCCCGCGCACTGCCAGTGGGCGGGGCCAGGCTTTAACTCTATGCAGCAGTGTTTCAGTCAGCTTGGCAACTGCTACTAAGACAACCCAGTTGGATTTCAGGGAAGTTTGGAAGTCCCTTTGTCTTTGCATCTGTCTAGGCTGGTGTTCTAACTTTTTGGATATTGAGAGAAAACATATGTTAAACATCTAAACGTGACAAGGAGTTGTGATTACAAATGATGAGAGAAACTCTTGGGGGATGGGATGAGTAATGACTGTGGCAGGAGAATATTCAGTTACCCTTAAGAGCTGAAAAAGGACTCTATAAGCACTTCTTTGAAATTCTGAGGCACACTTGCTGACATTGCTATCAtagacaaacaaacccaaaatatccagatTAATATAGTAGGAACAACTTCAATAGCCAAATGTACTAGTCATCTCTACGGATTGAAAGTTTCTGCTAGATTGAAGCAAATATGGGACAAGCAATCAGTAGAAAACTGtttactgtgtttactttcaAACCTGCACCACATAGGCATGTGAAATTTGAAGCTTGGAAATTCAGTCGCAGAATAGACTGAGATTTTGTTCACATTGTACTCACTCAGAGCACTTTCCACAGTCTTAGGTTACACTTGGACATAGGCCAACCTATAGTCTGCTCAATAACTTGGAGGTAGTAATACAAGGAGCTGTCATGGTTCACTGGTTTAAACTTCATCCCTAGATGTGGATTAGTTAAACTTCAGTTTTCTTCTAACCCCTATTATTTGCTAAAATGCACAGCTGTATTCTTAGGTGGGAAAAGCAGTTGTTTGAATGACAAGAATAATAAGAAAAGATAACTGATAAAGTTAACTTGAGAGCATGTAATTATAGACAAACTACTCTTATATTTGCCCTGGTTGGAACTGTGTCCCGGTCTAATAGCTAAAGTAAGTTTTCCTTTGGCCCCTCAATAATTGAAATATTCTATACCTTCCTCCCAGTGTCTGTCCAGTCATCCTACCGCCAAAACCCTTCCCAAGTAGCAACTGCAGTTTTCTCTGAATGGAATTTTCTTATCTTAGTCTCCATTCGTATCATTA is part of the Mus musculus strain C57BL/6J chromosome 1, GRCm38.p6 C57BL/6J genome and encodes:
- the Dsel gene encoding dermatan-sulfate epimerase-like protein isoform X1; its protein translation is MAFMFTEHLLFLTLMMCSFSTCEESVSNYSEWAVFTDDIQWLKSQKIQDFKLNRRLHPNLYFDAGDIQTLKQKSRTSHLHIFRAIKSAVTIMLSNPSYYLPPPKHAEFAAKWNEIYGNNLPPLALYCLLCPEDKVAFEFVMEYMDRMVSYKDWLVENAPGDEVPVGHSLTGFATAFDFLYNLLGNQRKQKYLEKIWIVTEEMYEYSKIRSWGKQLLHNHQATNMIALLIGALVTGVDKGSKANIWKQVVVDVMEKTMFLLKHIVDGSLDEGVAYGSYTSKSVTQYVFLAQRHFNINNFDNNWLKMHFWFYYATLLPGYQRTVGIADSNYNWFYGPESQLVFLDKFILQNGAGNWLAQQIRKHRPKDGPMVPSTAQRWSTLHTEYIWYDPTLTPQPPVDFGTAKMHTFPNWGVVTYGGGLPNTQTNTFVSFKSGKLGGRAVYDIVHFQPYSWIDGWRSFNPGHEHPDQNSFTFAPNGQVFVSEALYGPKLSHLNNVLVFAPSPSSQCNQPWEGQLGECAQWLKWTGEEVGDAAGEVITAAQHGDRMFVSGEAVSAYSSAMRLKSVYRALLLLNSQTLLVVDHIERQETSPINSVSAFFHNLDIDFKYIPYKFMNRYNGAMMDVWDAHYKMFWFDHHGNSPVANIQEAEQAAEFKKRWTQFVNVTFHMESTITRIAYVFYGPYVNVSSCRFIDSSSSGLQISLHVNSTEHSVSVVTDYQNLKSRFSYLGFGGFASVANQGQITRFGLGTQEIVNPVRHDKVNFPFGFKFNIAVGFILCISLVILTFQWRFYLSFRKLMRCVLILVIALWFIELLDVWSTCTQPICAKWTRTEAKANEKVMISEGHHVDLPNVIITSLPGSGAEILKQLFFNSSDFLYIRIPTAYMDIPETEFEIDSFVDACEWKVSDIRSGHFHLLRGWLQSLVQDTKLHLQNIHLHETSRSKLAQYFTTNKDKKRKLKRRESLQDQRSRIKGPFDRDAEYIRALRRHLVYYPSARPVLSLSSGSWTLKLHFFQEVLGTSMRALYIVRDPRAWIYSVLYGSKPSLYSLKNVPEHLAKLFKIEEGKSKCNSNSGYAFEYESLKKELEISQSNAISLLSHLWVANTAAALRINTDLLPTNYHLVKFEDIVHFPQKTTERIFAFLGIPLSPASLNQMLFATSTNLFYLPYEGEISPSNTNIWKTNLPRDEIKLIENICWTLMDHLGYPKFMD